The following are encoded in a window of Physeter macrocephalus isolate SW-GA chromosome 9, ASM283717v5, whole genome shotgun sequence genomic DNA:
- the KLHL9 gene encoding kelch-like protein 9 — translation MKVSLGNGEMGVSAHLQPCKAGTTRFFTSNTHSSVVLQGFDQLRIEGLLCDVTLVPGDGDEIFPVHRAMMASASDYFKAMFTGGMKEQDLMCIKLHGVNKVGLKKIIDFIYTAKLSLNMDNLQDTLEAASFLQILPVLDFCKVFLISGVSLDNCVEVGRIANTYNLIEVDKYVNNFILKNFPALLSTGEFLKLPFERLAFVLSSNSLKHCTELELFKAACRWLRLEDPRMDYAAKLMKNIRFPLMTPQDLINYVQTVDFMRTDNTCVNLLLEASNYQMMPYMQPVMQSDRTAIRSDSTHLVTLGGVLRQQLVVSKELRMYDERAQEWRSLAPMDAPRYQHGIAVIGNFLYVVGGQSNYDTKGKTAVDTVFRFDPRYNKWMQVASLNEKRTFFHLSALKGHLYAVGGRSAAGELATVECYNPRMNEWSYVAKMSEPHYGHAGTVYGGLMYISGGITHDTFQNELMCFDPDTDKWTQKAPMTTVRGLHCMCTVGDKLYVIGGNHFRGTSDYDDVLSCEYYSPTLDQWTPIAAMLRGQSDVGVAVFENKIYVVGGYSWNNRCMVEIVQKYDPEKDEWHKVFDLPESLGGIRACTLTVFPPEENPGSPSRESPLSAPSDHS, via the coding sequence ATGAAAGTGTCTCTTGGTAACGGTGAAATGGGCGTCTCCGCCCATTTACAGCCTTGCAAGGCAGGAACCACACGTTTTTTTACCAGCAATACTCACAGTTCGGTGGTTTTGCAAGGCTTTGATCAGCTTAGAATAGAAGGATTGCTTTGTGACGTGACCCTGGTACCAGGTGATGGAGATGAAATCTTCCCTGTTCATAGAGCTATGATGGCGTCTGCTAGTGATTATTTCAAGGCTATGTTCACAGGtggaatgaaagaacaagatttAATGTGCATTAAGCTTCATGGGGTGAACAAAGTTGGtctgaagaaaataattgattttatttatactgCAAAACTTTCTCTTAATATGGACAATCTTCAGGACACACTTGAAGCTGCTAGCTTTTTACAAATTTTACCTGTTTTAGACTTCTGTAAAGTGTTTCTTATTTCAGGAGTATCTTTAGATAACTGTGTTGAAGTTGGACGAATTGCTAACACCTACAATCTTATAGAAGTAGATAAATATGTCAATAATTTCATCCTGAAGAATTTTCCGGCATTATTGAGTACTGGGGAGTTTTTAAAACTCCCTTTTGAAAGGCTTGCCTTTGTGCTTTCCAGCAATAGTCTTAAGCACTGTACTGAACTTGAGCTTTTCAAGGCTGCCTGTCGCTGGCTAAGGTTGGAAGACCCTCGGATGGATTATGCTGCAAAATTAATGAAGAATATTCGATTTCCACTGATGACACCACAGGATCTCATCAATTACGTGCAGACAGTAGATTTCATGAGAACAGACAATACCTGTGTGAATTTGCTTTTGGAAGCTAGCAATTACCAAATGATGCCATATATGCAGCCAGTGATGCAGTCAGATAGAACTGCCATTAGATCTGACTCAACCCACTTGGTTACATTAGGAGGAGTTTTGAGGCAGCAGCTGGTTGTCAGTAAAGAATTACGGATGTATGATGAAAGGGCGCAAGAGTGGAGATCTTTAGCTCCCATGGATGCTCCTCGTTACCAGCATGGCATTGCTGTCATTGGAAACTTTCTTTATGTAGTTGGTGGTCAAAGTAATTAtgatacaaaaggaaaaactgcTGTTGATACAGTTTTCAGATTTGATCCTCGGTATAATAAATGGATGCAGGTTGCTTCATTAAATGAAAAGCGCACATTTTTCCACTTGAGTGCTCTCAAAGGACATTTGTATGCCGTTGGTGGGCGAAGTGCGGCTGGTGAGCTGGCCACAGTAGAATGTTACAATCCAAGAATGAATGAGTGGAGCTATGTTGCAAAAATGAGTGAACCCCACTATGGCCATGCTGGAACAGTGTATGGAGGCTTAATGTATATTTCAGGAGGAATTACTCATGATACTTTCCAAAACGAGCTCATGTGTTTTGACCCTGATACAGACAAATGGACACAGAAGGCTCCAATGACTACAGTCAGAGGTCTGCATTGCATGTGTACAGTTGGAGACAAGCTCTATGTCATTGGTGGCAATCACTTCAGAGGAACAAGTGATTATGATGATGTTCTAAGCTGTGAATACTATTCACCAACCCTTGACCAGTGGACACCAATTGCTGCCATGTTAAGAGGTCAAAGTGATGTCGGAGTTGCcgtctttgaaaataaaatctatgtcGTAGGTGGATATTCTTGGAATAATCGTTGTATGGTAGAAATTGTCCAGAAATATGACCCAGAAAAGGATGAGTGGCATAAAGTTTTTGACCTTCCAGAGTCACTTGGTGGCATTCGAGCTTGTACTCTCACAGTTTTTCCACCTGAAGAAAACCCTGGGTCACCTTCCAGAGAATCACCTCTTTCAGCACCTTCAGATCATTCTTAG